The window ATATTATAAAACTTTCATTATGTTTGGAATTTATGTGCTATCACATTTCCAGAGGTGAAACTTTGAGGTTTACAAATCCATTTCATGTGTTAGTAGTCATTTTGAGTCATTTTGATCTGAATAAGAAGTTACATGCCAATTGCAAATTTCTTGAACCATTTGTCGGTTGCATAGTTAGGTTGATTTTTCACTATTAAGCAGTCCATGTCCAAAGGACTGGTTGTTGATTTAGTAAAAAGTTTCACTAAGACTGACTAGTTTTGGGTCAGATTAGGGGCCATTTCAAAATCCAGAGACCCATGCTTCTTTTTGGCAGCTTGATATTTATGAGGATAAGTAGATGATATTTGGTCACAAATTTGTTCTAGTAGCTCTACCATTTGTCTAGTAAACTAAAGCACTTGATTTAGGAAGTGTCATCGATCAAGGATGATGCTCCAAGTAATACAACTCATGGTTGGGCTGGCATCAGAAATGCAACAATGACGACTGGCTTAGGTAATGTAACAGAACTTACTACGTCGGCCGGTGTAAATAAGTTAAAATGACTTTCCTACACTCTTTGATGAAGCAGCTAGAAAAGATGACGTGACAAAGATTCTGGAACATATACCTGAGATATGTTCATTGTTCAAGAAAGCCATCTTTTCATGAAGATGCTTCCCTTTTGATTGCAGAAGAAGAACAGCTTAAAACAAAAATCTATCTACACATTGCATTTTTGCTACCAAAAGAAGAATTTGGAAGATTCTACAAAACTAATAGCATTCAATTGATAATGTGAGCAAGAGCCCTTTTTCCAAAGAGTGCAGACAAGGGGCTCTAAGTTGAGGGAATGAAAACAGCATGAGAGATTCAGCTGGGTGAAATCCTAAGACAAATAGAGTTCCGAGAATTCCGAGAATATTTCAGGATTTCAAGGACCATCAAGAAAATTCCAACACCAAGGTACTCAAAGTTTCAATGGCACTCCACCTACCCAAAACATGGAACTACAGGATCATGTCAAACTATGTGGGCTGGAGGACATCTTGTGAATGAATGCAAATGGTTTTTTGTTGCTTGTTCAGAGTGTGGTCGGCAGGGTTATAAATATACACTTTgtgtttattaaatttttttttggataacAATCATTTCAGGCGGTAAAAGCACTTGAACTAATCAAGAAACTCTGACATATGGCTCCACTCATATGGAGCCAAGCATCAACATTGCACAGAAGCTAAGCAGGCAAGAATGAAGTGGATTTTATACATCGACTCGACAGAATAGACATTCATAATTCCAAATGTGGGTGAGAAGTATTTTTTTATGGTATCAACAATCAGCATAAGCTCATGTCTTGATAGATCATATTGTGACCTATACATTTCCTCCTGCCCTAACTCAGCAGTATAAATTATCTTCTACATTTGTGGAACTTAAATTGTATCAGTGCATCTATTAGGGATGTAGCTATTGCCAATAAAGTCGTAAGTCTTATTATCCCAATTGGAGTGGCTAGCAAGTTTGTCACTCATGAGCATATATAACTTTGATATAAACTAATAAATGGATCTGTTGACATTTCAGTATGATACTAAAGGTAGTTGACACAAACAGACATTGTCCAGTGAATGACATGGATTTGAACATTATTAAGAATAAAAATAGTGATGCTGAATgttgctttaaatgccaagaaAGGGTTAAACTTGTACCACAATTTTCTTAATATCTAGCAAATAATGTATCATTAGCAGTCCGAGACTGGTATGTGCATATATAAGCACATTCCAGTGCACATTTTTTCTCAAGAAAATATGTAGCAGCATCTGTAACAAACAAAACAATGAATAGAGGAACTACATACTCTATAAATGGAATTCCATTCCATGATTAAAGCCTTAAGGTTAAAACTTTGAAAATTGATGATTGAAATTGATCACTCACAATGACATCTAGAACTGGACAATTCATGTTTCATGTTTATCCTCATGCTCATGGCTACATGTGTCTCTTCAAGGCAAAACCAGCAAAATATATATAAGCAAATGAGCTTGTGTTAAAGAAATTGCTCACCTCTATTTGGTTGTCTATTGGTGATGTTATAATCACCCACATATGCTGCAGAGCTCTGGCCTACGACATCCGAAGGTGCATTACCAAGCCCATAACCAAACAAACCAGTACCCCCAAGTTCAGAAGATGATGACCGCCATGTAGGATCTCCATAAACTGAACTGCCACCATACAGCTCTGAATAGGATCCTTCATATCCGCTACTTGATGGAGCAAGAGTAGTTTTCACGGCACTAGGACTATTGCTCCTTCCAAAATTACCACCACTCAGGTTGAAGTTATTGTAGCGATCTCCATAATTGAGATTCCCACTAGTGTAGTTTGCCGTGCTTCCCCCAACTTGAGCTGGGATAGGGGAAGCATTGCTCCAGTTTAGAGTGCTATTGACTAAGCCACCAAGGCTGCCACTGCCAGAGGCTATATAGGCATTAGAACTTGTAGAATTTGTAGCATAGTCTAGACCTCCACTACCCCATGCATTACGAGACATTGAGTTGAAAACCGAACTAGTATTTGCACTACCCCCACCATAACCGATGGGACTAGTGTACCTAGTGGAGTTCCCACTGAAATATGGGCTCAAACCACGTCCATAACCGATATTGTTGCTAAAACTTGAATTTCCTCCAAAACTTGGGATCAAACTAGGTTCAAAATTCATCCCCATTCCATAACTAGGACCAAATGAAGGTAAACCATTGCTGGCACTAGAGGAAGGTCCTAATCTACTATCCATCCTCATTCCGTAGCCATTAATCGAGCTTGGATTGTATCCCTGAGTATACCCATTGGGAAAGTTGTTTGCCCTGTTCAGACCATAGTTATATCCCGCACTCGGGGAGCGCATGTTGGGCCCTGGGGAGAGTTCCTTGGGAACAGCCCTCTTCACCTCAACCATCTTACCATTCAGCTCATGAAAGCTTTTGAATAGCACCCTGTCTACAGCATCCTCTGAATCATAGGTGATGAACCCAAACCCCCTGGGCCTCTGGGTGTTGTGATCATACATGACAACAACATCAGTGATTGTGCCAAACTGATCAAAGTACTTCTTGAAGTCGCTCTCTGTGATGGTAGATGGGAGGCCTCCCACAAATATCTTCTTGGTGTGACCAGGACTGGGAGAGCCATGGATGCTGTTGTTGATTCTATTAAGGATCTGTTGGTCATCCCTGGGAACAGCTTTTTTTGCCTCAACCTGAGAACTCGATCAAGTTAGTATAAATTCATAAGTTGCTAGTTATCAGGGATTCTGAGTCCGAATCCCAAGAAGCAGAATCCAGAATCCAGAATTCTaaaattatcattcataattTGCAATGCACGAAGCATATAGACAGACGAGGCTGATGGAGAAAAGGAGAGAAGGCAGAAAACAAAAGGCTAGATGGTTACCATTCTTCCATCGATCAAATGCTTTTCCATGACAACTTGCTCTGCGACTGCTGGGTCGGCGAACACAACGAACCCGAAACCACGAGCACGGCCAGTGGTCCGGTCCTTCATGATCACGGCTTCCACCACCTCACCAAAGTTTCCGAAGTACTCCCGCAAGCGGTCCTCATTGGTGTCCCAGGAAATCCCACCAATGAACAGCTTCCCAAGATCCGACTGCATTCTCTTTTCTGCAAATGCAACATCTCTAAGTTCCCGTTCCGTAATCATCACCAGATGAAGTATAATTCCATCAATTAAAGACAAATATGCACAAAACAATACAAGATAATTTTCTGCCGATCAGATTGAGAGTGATGCGAATTAGATCCGATCGACTTTAAGCAGCAACTCAAAGACTTTTTCTATGGTCTCCCAACAGATAAGATAGCACAGGCGAGAGTTGGAGATACCAGACGTAAGCCACGAGGTAGATCTGAGGAATAAAGCCATCCGAGGAGCTCGTCGGCGATGCTCAACTAAATCggacaagccaaaaagagaatccGACAGCGCAACGCAAGATACCAAATGGATCAAAACCAAGAAAACAAGAACCGGACGAAACCGATCGGATTCACGCTCCGCGATCGGGCGAAAACAAAACCCGAGAAGAAATCAGAAGAAACATCCGCATCCGCGGAGGAGCGGGGAGGCTCACCGATCTGAGGCGCGCGCGCGTCGGATGCGCAGACGAGAAGAGGTCGGAGGCGTTTCTATGATTTGGGAGACGGCATCAAAGGATCATCATCGACGATACAACTACAACTAGATGAAGAACAAAAGCCTCTTCAGCTATCTCtctccccccccaccccccctcctcaatctctttctcttcctttccttGCGGTTTTGGATCAATAAGTAAACAAATTAATTGAGGTCTTCTTCTTTACTTTAAGTttgcctttttttcttcttcccatTCCTACCGCCTCTCATGGGACAAATGGAAGGGGGCCGAAGCGGAACGATTCAATATGATCTCtacatctcatatatatatatatatatatatatatatatatatatatatatatatatataagcaagaaaagaaaagagaagataaAAGAGGGAAGGGGAGAAGAGACGAGAAGAGACgggagaggaggaatacatggacaTATAATATAAATAGGTGTAGTAGGGGGGTATGGGAGAGCGTGGGATATGGTGGTTGTAAGGAAAATGGTGTTTGTAATCCACGTGTTATTTTTTATAAGATGATAATTTATTTGctcatattcaaaataaaaaatattctatttaTGTAAAGGATCTCATTCTAATTTTTTATatcgatattattttatttaatcaagAAATTAAATATTCGAATCGAGATGATTTCCTCTCGTGTTAATAATGCTTATTTGATCACTTGAAAtagtatttaattatttttaatgatatttttataGTTAAGGAGTAAAATTATGATCATAATTTATCTACTTACATAAATATCTTAGTTCAAAGCCATTGGATGGGATGATCTCTTCTTATAGTTATTTTttcaagatttttaaaattttctatctAATATTTGTGCCATCagttatatgtttttttttttttttcaatgactCGGAAGATGTAGAAAAAGACGTATCTAATCGATGCACATAATTTTAATTCTATACTTAGAAAGACTATTTTCATGACTCAATCTTTGTGAGTCAATTGTTTCTATGCATATGTTTTAATCAAGTGAT of the Musa acuminata AAA Group cultivar baxijiao chromosome BXJ2-10, Cavendish_Baxijiao_AAA, whole genome shotgun sequence genome contains:
- the LOC103968591 gene encoding heterogeneous nuclear ribonucleoprotein 1, with protein sequence MQSDLGKLFIGGISWDTNEDRLREYFGNFGEVVEAVIMKDRTTGRARGFGFVVFADPAVAEQVVMEKHLIDGRMVEAKKAVPRDDQQILNRINNSIHGSPSPGHTKKIFVGGLPSTITESDFKKYFDQFGTITDVVVMYDHNTQRPRGFGFITYDSEDAVDRVLFKSFHELNGKMVEVKRAVPKELSPGPNMRSPSAGYNYGLNRANNFPNGYTQGYNPSSINGYGMRMDSRLGPSSSASNGLPSFGPSYGMGMNFEPSLIPSFGGNSSFSNNIGYGRGLSPYFSGNSTRYTSPIGYGGGSANTSSVFNSMSRNAWGSGGLDYATNSTSSNAYIASGSGSLGGLVNSTLNWSNASPIPAQVGGSTANYTSGNLNYGDRYNNFNLSGGNFGRSNSPSAVKTTLAPSSSGYEGSYSELYGGSSVYGDPTWRSSSSELGGTGLFGYGLGNAPSDVVGQSSAAYVGDYNITNRQPNRDLLHNLVL